One Aegilops tauschii subsp. strangulata cultivar AL8/78 chromosome 2, Aet v6.0, whole genome shotgun sequence genomic window, GAATCGGTACATGGGCTCCTTCCTTCGATGTCTATCCCAAACTGAATTGCCTTCCACCGGCCCAAATGGGCGCCCAACAACCTCTTAGCTGGGTTGCAACGCTGGGAGAAGCTACGCATGACGCCGGGCGCTTGGGAATCGCTAGGTGGAGCAAGAAGCTGGCTAGGGAAGCTGGATTTGTGAAGTTGGAGGAGATTAGCACAATTTCCAGCATCCATGGCCACAGCCGCCAGCGACGATGCCGACTCGGTGGCGCTCGTGTGGGGGCAGTAGGACACCAACGAGCGACGAGCTCACCATTGCCAGGGAGTCCTGGATACAGCTGCCCTGCGACATCTGTCGTTGGAGCCCAGCAAGTTGGAAAGTCAGAGGGGAAACCACGAGGAGGAGTTTGACCAACAAAACGTGGGCCGAGGATGAATCTAAGAATGGACCAGCGATAGGAGGAAGGAGAGGTCTTGTGTGTGGGTTTTGGTTACAAAGGCGGTTATGATGATTTCTCCGAATTGATTGAATCTGGGGAGGCAGGGACATGGACGAAGCGAAACACGGGAGCAATCCTTAAGGACTAGTGCCTTGGAGCCGCAATCATCGTCGGTGAACCCTTGAATCGATTCAAAGTTCCTGACACCATAACTCGCCGCCGCACATGCACAATAAGAAACTCTCACCTCACCACCTCAAGGAGATGGCAGGAATTTACGCCGGAGCTTTGTCGATTTCATCCAGATGGACGAACTCGAGGAGGATTGGAGCCCGAAATACTGACTCAACGAAGAAGCGTTGCCATCCGCCCAAAAGCCATCCCATGAGGACAAAAAAAAACGGTAACGCAAACTACTAGCCAGAGCAGAGGCACTGGGATTCTCTTCCccaccaccgtccgccggagtggCATGCAGAGGGGAGGCGAATCCACGGACTCGCTGATGGTGCTTGGAGGGGAGTTGTAAACACTAGCCGCTGCCAGGGAAAAGAACGCCGCGTCAAGTTGCAATATGAAAAGTGTAGACACAAGTCGCTGGAACCTTATGTTCATTTTAAGTACTATATATATAAGTATAGATTAAGCTTTTGTTCTATATGGTCACATAGTGAACAATTGACTATTACGCTTATTAGGTGGAATGGCTAGAGATACAACATTAATGTTTCAAAATATTGGAAAAAACTTGACTCCATCTGTTGTATAATGATGATACAATATGTCcggaaaactatattagaaaatcTCACAAAAAAGCAAAACATGTGTATGTCAATCTAATGGATTGTTTTTATAGCAGACCCTAACCAATAAATAACTATTGTGAAAGATGTCATTACATTTGTGTTAATATAATTTTGTCTTAATTTTACAAGCATATTTAATTATTACACACTGTTTGCAGCCGGCGTCCATGATTTTTTTCTCATGTTTAGTAACTGAGGGAACCTCTGCTCAAAAACAGAACTTGAGAGGAAACAATTATACTAGAAGTCACACAGTTACAGTAAAGATGGTATTTTAGATGCATCATCACCATTACATTACTAATCGTGAGTGGCTACCACCTTAATTACAAGCAAGCTGTGTGTGGGCGCGGACTACCAGCTATACCCAAGAAGGCTGTCGAGGTCTTGCGTTTCTTGATCCACCATGGCAGCGCCGGCGTCCAGACGGGCGAGCACGTGCTCGTCGGCGAGCAGCTCCGGGGTGAAGAGCTTCTTCCAGCCGGTGCACCATGCGACGGCCTCCCCGTACGACGGCTTCGCGGATTGCAGCCAGTGGCGCAGCGCGCTCTCCCATTTGTCGAAGAACTCCGCTTCTTCCAAGATCGACAGCACGTCTTTGGCGGGCAGGAGCGGCGCCCACAGCATCACCATGTGCAACGAGCTGTCCGTTTGCTTTGGGGGCGTGATCCTCAGCTCCCGCATCAGCCGTGTCAGCTCAGGCAGGATGTGGCGCCTGACGAAGATTTCCCAGTGCGCCGGGTCGAAGTAGTCTTTCCACGGCCAGACTATGTCGTGGCTGGCGCCGCTGATCTTGCTCTCCACGATGTCGTAGAGGCTCTCCGGCAGGTGGCCGATCAGGGGAATCCAGGGGCGCAGCCAATCGTCGCAGTCCGGGTCCCACGACGGGCGCCACTGTTGGGCTTCCATGGCGAGCCTCGGCGGGAGAACCTTGTCGACGATGTAGCGCACGGTGGAAGGAGGCAACGCCGCCTTCCATGCCCCTAGCGCGCGCTTCCCCTGGAGCACCTCTCCGGACTTGACGATGGCCGCCAGAGCGTCCGCCGTCTCCACGCTGCTGTCCCCTTGAAGTTGCATCTCTTGCAGCAGCGTCAGAGTCTTCTCGTGGCACTCTCGTTCCAGCCGCAGGGCTCCTGCGACAGCCTCCCACTCACGGCACTCGTCTAAGTCGCCTTCcaccggcgacggcggcggcgcgaccTGCAGGCCGTTGTCGTAAGGCTTGTCGCAATGTCCGATGCCGGCCCTGCGACGACGACGACGTGGGGCGGGTTGTATTGGGACGATGATGCCTTGGCCTTGTGCGCCAAGCCCGGAGCCGTCCTTGTAGTTCCAAAGCCGCATCATCTTGGCCACCGCTGGATTGGTGCACTTGTAGCTGCCCGGGGAGAGGGAGTCGTCGTCGTCCTTGTCGAGCAGCGCTCCGTTGAAGCTGGGTTGCAGTAGCGCCATGGTTGCCATGAGACGAGAGCGAACACCGTCGCTAGCTACTGGGATTCGATTCGCCGGCGTGCTGTTTGTTCGATCGGCTGACGCCTGTGAGAGTTGCGTACATATGGTATACGTAGGCAAGATTATATTAGGGGCCGCTAATTCGATTCCGTCCTGGAGACGAGCCTTCGACATTGAGCACGATTCCCTTTCTAACTCTCCAATAAGTATCCAATAAAAACTTCCGACCTCAGCTTGCCACTACTcggagtaaatagcataaaattACCACTTTTCGTCCTATGGTTTCAAAAAACTACCacaaatttgtttgtgactgaTAACTGCCAGAATCGGCgtcggctgtttcaaaaaacccaaaacATCCGTGGCTAAGGAATTAAACCGGTTTATGACAGGTCGGGCCCGCAcctaaacgaaccgtttgtttgacCGTTCGTTTGACCGCTAACTTACATGTGGGTCCTACACGTAAGTTTTGTAAAAAAGCAATCGGTCCCTAGAATAATTTTAAAAAAGCAATCGTGTCCTTGGAATAATTTtaaaaaagcaatcgggtccctgGGAGGTCGTCCTGCAGCTTGCACGCCCGCACGCGGCGACCTCGTCGGGCTGCACACGGCGACCTCGTCGGGCTGCTCGGCCGTGCTGCAGGGCCGGCGACGCGCTCCCTCCGGCCGCTCCCGTGCCCGGCTGTGCCTCGGGCGAGCCGCTGGAGCAGCCGCCGACTCCTTGGATGTGGTCGGCCTCTTCGTCGCGGAGGCGGCTAGCGGAGGTGGTCGGCCTCTCTGTCGAGGCGGGCAGCGGAGGTGGCCGACCTCTGTGCGGCAGCGGGCATCGGAGGTGGGCGGTGTGCCCCTCCATGGGGCTTCGGCACGGTCGCCGCGCTGCCGCGCGCCATCGGGAGGTGCTGAGGGGCCACCGCGAGCCGCGCCGGGGCAAGGGGGCACGGGCCGCCGCCGGCAGCCCCTGCCTTCATGCCCTCTGGAGGTGAGCTCGCCGGTGGCGGCGTGGCGGCCGCTAGGTGGAGGCGGAGCTCCAGTGGGGTGGGAAAGGAGGCGAGGTGGACGGCGGCTGGGAGCTGGTTGgagggacccgattgcttttcATTTTTTTGGCTGGGACCTGATTGATTTTATACCACGTCAGTTAACAGTCAAACGAACGgtcaaacaaacggttcgtttaggTGCGGGCCCGACCTGTCATAAACCGGTTTAATTCCTTAGCCACGGATgttttgggttttttgaaacagccaACGCCGATTCTGGTGTTATCAATCACAAACAAATTTGTGGTGGTTTTTTGGAAGCATAAGACGAAAAAAGTgatagttttatgctatttactccaCTACTCTTATCGACCCAGAGACACGGACGCGCGACATGTCGACAACCGCCGGCAGCACCCAGTCGTCGTCATCGCCGCCGTGGTCCAACCTGCCCGACGACCTCCTCGGCATGGTCCGCCAAAGGCTTGCCTCCCTGCGCGATCGCGAGCGCGTCGCCGCCGTTTGCAAGGGGTGGCGCGCCGCCGCATCGCGCCGGCGGCCGCCGGCCAGCCCGCAGCTGCTCGTGTATCCTCTGCGTGGACGATTCGTCGGGAACAAGCTCCTGCGCGGCCCCGACGACTGCTTTGTCGTGCGCGTCCCAGACAAGATGGAACACAAGAGGTTCGTCGGCTCGCACGACGGTGGTTGGGTCGCTGCGGTCGATGATCTCTCCCTCGTGATCGTCAACTTCTTCTCCGGTGTGCTCGCGCAATCTACTCAACGTCAGGCCGACCAGCCTCCGGAAAATCATCTTCTCGGAAGCCCCCACCTCCAGCAGCTGCATCCTCGCCGCCATCGATTACCGGGGCTCCGACGTCTTGCTCTGCAAAGTTGGCGGCCGCGAGAGCGGGTGGACCATAAAATATATGCAAGGAAGGACGGTCAGCGACATCGCGTTTTGTAACGGCCAGCTCTATGGCCTCACGGCTCGTGACGAACAGCTGGTCAAGTTTGAAATCGACGTCAAAGAAGACGGCACGCCGGTCATCACATCCAGTCACCCCCTGGCCATCCAAACACGCCACGGTCCCACGTATGAGGATGATCCCTACATCTTCGAGCTGCACGGCAAGCCGTCAATGGCGATACGTACCTGGTGGCTGCCCAACCACGTCGACCCTTTCTTCAAGATCTTCACGCTTGTTGAGACCGATAATGTCAAGCCTTACAAATACAAGTGGGCAGAAGTGGTGAATTTTGATGAACACGCCTTGTTCTTGGGGTCAAATTGGTCTAAGGCGGTGCACGTGCCGGTAGGTCGACACC contains:
- the LOC109781111 gene encoding septin and tuftelin-interacting protein 1 homolog 1-like, which encodes MALLQPSFNGALLDKDDDDSLSPGSYKCTNPAVAKMMRLWNYKDGSGLGAQGQGIIVPIQPAPRRRRRRAGIGHCDKPYDNGLQVAPPPSPVEGDLDECREWEAVAGALRLERECHEKTLTLLQEMQLQGDSSVETADALAAIVKSGEVLQGKRALGAWKAALPPSTVRYIVDKVLPPRLAMEAQQWRPSWDPDCDDWLRPWIPLIGHLPESLYDIVESKISGASHDIVWPWKDYFDPAHWEIFVRRHILPELTRLMRELRITPPKQTDSSLHMVMLWAPLLPAKDVLSILEEAEFFDKWESALRHWLQSAKPSYGEAVAWCTGWKKLFTPELLADEHVLARLDAGAAMVDQETQDLDSLLGYSW